acttatttattcaatTGCACAGCTCTGCCTGCAGCAATAACTCAGTGCTAGACTAGTGTTgtataagcgccacctgctgtcagagattgaATTAGCAGTTTCATCGGAATCAGAAAgcgctttattgccaagtgtttacacacagaagaaatttcgtcaggagcttccagtacagaaagtacaaacatagtgcaaacacacacacacatataattaaggaaataaaactaataataataaatagtaataataaaatattaattcagcccatctgatgtttttgttttgtgcacttgcttcatgttgcatatattgtttgtttgtttgctcaaggTTAGTTTGGCCAGTaacagagcaaaataaacatttaataaatgtaaaaacgaagaaaaagagaaaaagaataagAACTAAATAAATTGGCAATGAGAATGGGAATCGGctcatttgattgtaaaataaataaaatccttatCAGTGCATCCTTAACTGGAATAGTTAGGCCTGAAAAAGAatggtttattttagttttatctttGAACTATTGTACATATTTGTGCaaaatggttattatttattacaatacaatgTTACAGTCAACAATTAAATAagtcttattgattgattgattgattgtggcaagtcctgtgaaagtttttccagggcaagtaaaaaaaataaaccactgGCCAAACTGGACCAGTTGAAAACTTATTTAGCATTAAGCCCTGTTAATACAATCAAAATCAGTGTCTTAACACTTGTACACAGATCTGTAAAACACATAGGTTGCATAATGATATGCTcaagttaaaaacttaaaatatgtacttgaaaagaaaaaaggatgactttgaatagcataactgtaaaattgtgaggaAGAGCTGATCAGGTCTTGCACATGTATTTCCTGGTCTGAGAATGACTTCCTGCTTAAACAGGAAGAAATGGATACCAAAAAAGATAGAAGTAAATgaatgtgtaaggagaatgtatgtgtgtgagaaagagtagaaatgtatgtttgtgaaaggagaatgtaagtgtgtgaaagcaagaatatatgtatgtgaatggagaatgtatgtgtgtgagagtgccagaatgaattatggcttgtaCGGCCCCTCATATGCTGCTGTGGGTTTAAAGCGTTGTCTGCCCTTGTATTCACACCCCTCACAGAAGAAAACACTgcttgtcttttaattaatgcactTTCAACTCTTTATCATTTTAGTCAATGCACTTTCAGTTTCTTCTTCCGAATCTCTGTGCTTGTTCCGATCCCTCTCTTTCGCTCTCTATTTCTGTAGCCGTTCACTCAGAGCTTGGAAACACTGAACCTCGGTCATAACGCAGTGGGGAACGAAGGAGTGCACAAACTAAAAGACGGACTCATAGCAAACCGCTCCATCCTCAGGCTGGGTCTGGTCTCCACCAAAGTCACCTGTGAAGGTAACAATGAATTAGATGTTGAGTTTTGGGCTTATGTTAAGAGTGTTTGAATGTGTAGATGACCGGTGTGTTTGTTCCTGTGATAGGAGCGGTGGCTATCGCTGAATTCATCGCTGAGAGTCCGAGGATCCTCCGGCTGGACATGCGTGAGAATGAGATCAAGACCGGAGGCCTCATGGCTCTCTCGCTCGCCTTTAAAGTCAACACATCGCTGCTCCGACTCGACCTGGACCGAGAGCCCAAGAAAGAGACGGTGAGTGCTTGTTAAAGGGGAAAGATTTAACTTAATGGAAGTAGAACTGTCTGTATTTAAAGCTAAAACAGTGTTAGATGTTGTAAGTTCTGTCTAAAACCAATTTTAAACTATATTGCATTCTTCATGTACAGATATACAggtatatattagaggtgggaaTCTTAAGGCACTTAACGATTCGATCCGATTCCGATTCTGGGAGGAACGATCCGATTCCCAAAACGATTCTTAATTAATTATCCTGCTGTGCAAAAAATActctaaactttttattttaaccaaaattGGAGTTACTATGCTTTTTGTATGTAGTTAGAATATCTGTTTGACCGTATTgccaaattaaaaatgattattgatatttctttttcaatactttttaatttattaacaaagttATTTTCAGGATTAACAAATGAATGGTAAGCCATACAATTGCAATGAACAATCATTAAGAATAAACAGTTCTCAGTTTGTATGACAGGGAGAATTAGGGATTCTAAGATGTGATCTTTACACTCACTGTAGTGTGCGGGGACAGCCGTCTCACTAAAATAACGTCGCGAGGGCAAAGTGTATCGTGGCTCAAGTACCTGTAACATCGTGCGAAATCCTTGGTTTTCCACAACGGAGTACGGGCGCAGATCTTTGACAATAAAACCCGCCACTGATCGGGTAATTCGTTTCGCCTTTTCAGAATTCGGTGGAAGCTTTGCTACTTGATCCAAGGTCCTTTGAATGTAACCGGGAGTGTTTGTGATTGGAAGAGTGGAAGTGGAACCGCGTAATATGTTTCTTCATGTTAGTCGTGTTGCTGaaatatttgaatttggcgctacAGACTTTGCACACAGTATGGCTTTTATCAACGACAGCTTCGGTGTCTTCAGAAAATCCAAAATGTTGCCACACATCCGATTTTAAATGAGATGGTGCAGGTCGTAGTTTGTCCATTTTATCTTAAACGAAGCTTATTCACCAGCATATGAACGGTCGTCCATCACCGTCTTTTTTGTTTGGTCACGTGAGTCTTGACAGCGCTCGCATTTGAATTGAACACAGAATCGATTCTGAATTTTTGAGAATCGATTCTGGATCGTTAGATAACGAATCGCGATGCATCGATGTATCGAGCTTTTCTCCCACCACTAGTATATATTGCTGTTTATTTCAGTATAGTGTTATATCAgtgcaaatatattcaaattaaatgtactatGTTGCCAAatttaaatggggaaaaaagtttggggtatgtgaaattttatttcttttttataatcctgaaaaataaagtgcatcacagtttccacaaaaacggttttcaacattgataataatcagaaatgtttcttgtgcagtaaatcatcatattatcatgatttctgaagatcatgtgacactgaagactggaggaatgatgctgataattcagctgcacatcacagaaataaattagacttTAACAGATTATTTTCAACTGtagaaacattttacaatattatagtttttactgtatattggatcaaataaatgcagtctgtaTATATTCACTTACTACACTTTATTATATACCACAGATCCATCTTTTACCTTATTATTGCATAACTGTGCTAAATCTTTTTCTCTGGCTGCTCTCCCAGCTGAAGTGCTTCATTGAGACACAACGCGCCCTGCTGTCAGACATTCAGAACGGCTGCAAGAGGAACTTCATCCTGGCCAAAGAGAAGGAGGAGACGGAGCAGAAGATGAGGCAGTCAATCTCAATAGCCGAAATCGCCATGGAGGACCAGACTCAAGAGGATGAAGATGCATCTGCTGAGAAAAGCGAAGAAGAAAACTCTGCCAATCAGAGAGACGCAACCAATGATGGCAGTGCATCTGAGAGCCAAGAGGACAACGGTCAAAAACCGTCACTGCAAGACGACTCTGACTCGGATACAGAGGATGAGGACGCAGCCGAGGAGCCGAAAGCTTCTGCGAACACCACATCTCCCATAGAGATTCCTGCAATAAACGCCTGTAAGGCCGTGCCCTCGATATCTCCTCTACCGGGATCTCCAGTGACCGAAGCTAGCACTGTCCCCAAACCCCCATCGTCTCCTAGCCGCTGCTTTTCAGTGTCTAGTCCCGGCAGAGGACACAAAATCTTTATGGTAACCCGTGTGGAAAGCCCTCCAGATCAGCAACAGATGACTGTATTGGTGCAAGGCGTCAGCGAGGGGGCAGCAGAGAGCCAAACATGCACACAAACTAATATAAAAGCACCTTTACATGCACCTTCACATGTGCCCGAGCAGAACCCAACAGCATCTGAGCTCAGCGCGTTAACATCAGAAACATCACCTGCACCTGTTGAACCGCTCAACACATCCATGTCTTCACTCGCGGAGAAGCAGGAGAACCTGAAGGAGTCTCAAACTTCGAAAAGCCAGGATCAGTCTCAGTTAAAGCAACAGTTGActgtaaatacaaacacacaaaaaacacaagaGACGCTGAATGTAAGCGAGAAGGACCAGACGTTCTGTTCCCACACCGAGTCTAGTCCCATCCAAACAGGACAATCCCAGGGTGAGACGCTAAGCCAGTGTCCAGAACAGCTGCAGGAAGTTCGTCCAGTTGGTAACGGAGAGAAACCAGTGCGATCTAGCGAGCAGCAACAGGTGGAAGTCACAGCAGGTCACGAAGCCCTCGGTGAAGAGGAAGCGGGATCTCCTGACGAAGGTCATCCCACTAGGAGCACAGGAGCAGTGCTGCCCAACGGACTGAAGACAGAATTTGCCTTTCACCTGCTCGAACCCAAGGGACCCAAGCCAGCCAGCTGTATAATGGAGCATGGTGAGTTACGCTGGATTACCTCATGTTCAGCTGCATCCTTCCACAATATTGAAGcacatttatttagattaattttagggctgtcaaatgattaacattttttatcaaattaatccgaattttcagtggattaatcaggattaatcactatttgcaattacacctgaatcctaaccatttttttttcctgaaatgcataccaaaagataaataacaggacacagatacataatgttcatgtattgattcatcaatatgtggttctttttttctggatttcaaaagtttaacatttacttagatcaaatttacctgagcactatatcaaaccatgccatttaactacagatagtgtaagagttttaggtgaaccggtggttaaatatagccacatatctatgaaattatgcatagagaaactcgaaagcatgaactcagaaacacaaacatgcgccaccatcacataagcagcactctgggcactcttgtttttgggaggtgttcatttgctctgccacaatactttaggatcgatattttcacgttctgagggcttcaagtgccagtaaaaccaagtaaaaatgcatatgcttttccaaacagctgtaattttcgaaacacaggacgctataacaggaagaagctccagcgtatcaactaccaaagtcgtctctgtttatcgagcttggcatgaatgtatttgagagtaactgaggtaaaaccttaagctacttctgtgttttcgtcgcggcgctcgttCCTAAAACCTGTTCACACCAATTCTGATGCGACTGAAATATTCCCAGTAGGACTGTCATGATCCCTTGATTAAATACGAGCACTTGATTATAAATAATCCTCGATTGCCGTTTGCAGAATACTGAACGTGGCACATCCCATGGACGAGAatccattaaaatcattattagACCGTTttctaaccctttaactgtcaccctgtcctgtatacgggacgcctacgtttacttcactatattacaatcatatctaatctaatcttgacaaactatatatcgttggaaagatttaagactcccaaatatatatttttaacaatgttttttgttgaaaattatgtagaaaagtaatagattaatttatgacggCGTGCaccctcaaaaaaataaattataacaggagttttgacgtttgttaaaaaaaaaaaaaaaagacttcttcgttgcctttttctctataacattttagaaatcttttttgaaaacttaaaatctcaaaattcatcctttaaaacccattttaaaatcatacattgcattaccatgaaaatggtacatcaatatcaagttacaaaatattttcattcatgaattataaaaatttaggtttgaaTCGTCCACTATAAAGTCTGttaaaaatgtgagtgacagttaaggggctaaggctacataattttttatttattttttaatcataataaagTATAGTGCTAATTACAAAAGCTGCGACTCAATTAAATAGGCTAAATACATGTGCTGCggatttaaaatgtgctttagttTGATGCGTGCAGGTTACGAGCATCTCAGATCGGCTCCGACTCCACAGTAAACGCTGCTCCACACAAACATCATTTACATGCTCTgatatgttcatatgttcatctGGGAGCAATGTGCACCCATTCTGTCAGATTTATaaggtaaatcatttataaaccttcGCCAGCACAAAAGAATACACCATTAGCTTTCCAAACATGCGACTGTTCATTGCGACcccaaaaaaaagtttgtttgatGTCCACACATTCCTGTTCAAGAAATAACAGCGGCTGTATTATTTCTATCATAAAGAAGTAgccaaatattaattaaactcaatattaaacaaggattAGATTGTGTTGTAAAGTGTAAAAGCGTAGGCATTTGATATAGtaaataatgtacaaaatgtatgattgttttatttcattatgtatttaAACTGTTTGTTCAATAAAACCATATGATTACTTGCTtttgatatttcattttatttattatcacctCATTGctattatacatgtattttaagtCGTTTTGAAGTCTATGGTTCACTAAGCTTTTAATTACCACAAAAGAAAAtgatccgattactcgattaatcgtcAGAATAGTTGTCTGATCGTGAAAATAATTGTTAGTGACAGCCCTAATTCCCAGACAATATTATGTTTTGTATGAATAACTTCTATAAACATTTTGAGACTGACTTCACTGAAAGTTATGATATCAACATgcagtcatatttatttaaaaaaaaaaattcagtgtaaGAAATAGTCTTTCTGAGTGATTCATGGCTCAT
This sequence is a window from Carassius auratus strain Wakin chromosome 43, ASM336829v1, whole genome shotgun sequence. Protein-coding genes within it:
- the LOC113061889 gene encoding protein phosphatase 1 regulatory subunit 37-like isoform X2, with translation MNCEEQVVDLCNALDLCNVPDSTISPPTDEILPRDGLLLSDGDKGQRDADVLSRLKDVHPKDEDPMELKAPQSKSNGSIAVSADPVNVSAGDLQQNISTFEDPPVSRCTVGDDGDYETVRELHPQQPLEEHPEAVASETVSAAEPQDNGSGSKHGSKKVTFPSDGDIISGAVEPKDPWRHAQNVTVEEILNAYRQACQKLNCKPIPKVLKQIQDLKDLTQRNECLDLKGEKLDYKSCESLEEIFKRVQFKVVDLEQTNLDEDGASALFDMIEYYESATHLNISSNKHIGTRGWQAAAHMMRKTSSLQYLDARNSPLLDHSAPFVARALRISGSLTVLHLENTCLSGRPLMLLATALKMNMNVRELYLAENKLNGLQDSAQLGNLLKFNYNIQNLDLRHNQILDSGLAYICEGLKEQRKGLVTLVLWNNQLTHSGMGYLAAALPFTQSLETLNLGHNAVGNEGVHKLKDGLIANRSILRLGLVSTKVTCEGAVAIAEFIAESPRILRLDMRENEIKTGGLMALSLAFKVNTSLLRLDLDREPKKETLKCFIETQRALLSDIQNGCKRNFILAKEKEETEQKMRQSISIAEIAMEDQTQEDEDASAEKSEEENSANQRDATNDGSASESQEDNGQKPSLQDDSDSDTEDEDAAEEPKASANTTSPIEIPAINACKAVPSISPLPGSPVTEASTVPKPPSSPSRCFSVSSPGRGHKIFMVTRVESPPDQQQMTVLVQGVSEGAAESQTCTQTNIKAPLHAPSHVPEQNPTASELSALTSETSPAPVEPLNTSMSSLAEKQENLKESQTSKSQDQSQLKQQLTVNTNTQKTQETLNVSEKDQTFCSHTESSPIQTGQSQGETLSQCPEQLQEVRPVGNGEKPVRSSEQQQVEVTAGHEALGEEEAGSPDEGHPTRSTGAVLPNGLKTEFAFHLLEPKGPKPASCIMEHVSVTAELSCGQDLEELLLEASLDTSRDAP